In Deinococcus sedimenti, a single genomic region encodes these proteins:
- a CDS encoding thiol-activated cytolysin family protein, whose protein sequence is MTKRPVLLSLTVTLSLALAACSSTPTPGASAGTKPQFIEPCDPYVIQSGGTGLSAQACGDPDPEPTDPEYISMPGTPQLVPWSNAAIAPAGGTAGLRSQWVPTTATDREDYVRQLFTRVNQNVTAPNTTTQTPIVDGRCTLQEVTATTTPDQLLAEQNSASSLFPSAILQGRFLAVQGLAPTPIHVPAGQRAQVRLVDSYLNTATMSTSTYTDYAQALRQMLVQANSNRDFAQSNIMFDVKTASTVEEASTKFNLDFKAYGADVKTKLDTNSSSSQNSVYAVFYQNLYNVQVDLSGNYPVNGLFNSSFGLNEIRTLGNTGEIDSANPPTYVTGATLGRMLIVRVSANASSSDLEAAVKVSFKQGSAALTATQKEIISSSAMTVYAVGGPAEPQIAVIKSGNYQSYFDTTNIAISSLKPMAYSVNYWDDNRMRVNRTYTYTKRDCTAIPSKKVELRFREVYDNAVIEVKRTGTSTFQRLGYSGNPGTVTLSPELLDSDAQIRVGVIGRAPSWYENFRWKMHVDLLIDGQVVDSFDRNCYACHSEGNLATWTVDKFTGNVYTLNKWTP, encoded by the coding sequence ATGACCAAGCGTCCTGTCCTGCTGTCCCTGACCGTCACCCTGAGCCTCGCCCTGGCCGCCTGCTCCTCCACGCCGACCCCGGGCGCATCTGCCGGCACCAAACCGCAGTTCATCGAGCCGTGTGACCCGTACGTCATTCAGAGTGGCGGCACTGGCCTGAGTGCCCAGGCGTGCGGTGACCCCGATCCCGAACCGACGGATCCGGAGTACATCTCCATGCCCGGCACTCCTCAGCTCGTCCCCTGGAGCAACGCCGCAATTGCCCCGGCGGGCGGCACGGCCGGACTGCGCAGTCAGTGGGTGCCGACCACGGCCACCGACCGCGAGGATTACGTGCGGCAGCTGTTCACCCGGGTCAACCAGAACGTCACGGCACCCAACACGACGACCCAGACGCCCATCGTCGACGGCCGCTGCACCCTGCAGGAGGTCACCGCCACCACCACGCCGGACCAGCTGCTGGCCGAGCAGAACTCGGCGTCGAGCCTGTTCCCGAGCGCGATCTTGCAGGGCCGGTTCCTGGCGGTGCAGGGTCTGGCACCCACGCCGATCCACGTTCCGGCCGGGCAACGGGCGCAGGTGCGGCTGGTGGACAGCTACCTGAACACGGCGACCATGTCCACGAGCACCTACACGGATTACGCTCAGGCCCTGCGGCAGATGCTGGTGCAGGCGAACTCGAACCGGGACTTCGCCCAGTCGAACATCATGTTTGACGTGAAGACGGCGTCCACGGTCGAGGAAGCCTCCACGAAGTTCAACCTGGACTTCAAGGCGTACGGGGCGGACGTGAAGACCAAACTGGACACGAATTCGTCCAGCTCGCAGAACAGCGTGTACGCGGTGTTCTACCAGAATCTGTACAACGTGCAGGTGGACCTGTCGGGTAACTACCCAGTCAACGGCCTGTTCAACTCCTCGTTCGGCCTGAACGAGATCCGCACGCTGGGGAACACCGGCGAGATTGACAGCGCCAACCCACCCACCTACGTGACCGGCGCGACCCTGGGCCGCATGCTGATCGTCCGGGTCAGTGCCAACGCGAGTTCCAGCGACCTGGAAGCGGCCGTGAAGGTGTCGTTCAAGCAGGGTTCAGCCGCACTGACCGCGACGCAGAAGGAGATCATCAGCAGCAGCGCCATGACGGTGTACGCTGTGGGCGGCCCGGCAGAGCCGCAGATCGCCGTGATCAAGAGCGGCAACTACCAGAGTTACTTCGACACCACCAACATCGCCATCAGCAGCCTCAAGCCCATGGCGTACAGCGTGAACTACTGGGACGACAACCGCATGCGGGTCAACCGCACGTACACCTACACCAAGCGGGACTGCACGGCGATTCCCAGCAAGAAAGTCGAGCTGCGTTTCCGGGAGGTCTACGACAACGCCGTGATCGAGGTGAAACGCACGGGGACGTCCACGTTCCAGCGCCTGGGGTATAGCGGCAACCCCGGCACAGTGACCCTCTCACCGGAACTGCTGGATTCCGACGCGCAGATCCGCGTGGGCGTGATCGGCCGCGCCCCGTCGTGGTACGAGAACTTCCGCTGGAAGATGCACGTGGACCTGCTGATCGACGGTCAGGTCGTGGATTCCTTTGACCGCAACTGCTACGCCTGCCACTCGGAAGGCAACCTGGCCACCTGGACGGTCGACAAGTTCACGGGGAATGTCTACACCCTGAATAAGTGGACGCCCTGA
- the truD gene encoding tRNA pseudouridine(13) synthase TruD, with protein MSLVFDWSALRALTDGPGTGGVLRHQPSDFRVEELPAYPLSGEGDFLFVQLEKTGHTTAHVLRELSAQLGVRDRDVGVAGLKDRHAVTSQWLSLPAKYEGRLSAFAMDGVRVLTATRHGNKLAMGHLSGNRFQVRVREAAGQADVASETLAQLVARGVPNYFGPQRFGLGGLNAEEGLRVVRGESRVRDPRVRRFLTSALQSVVFNGFVSRRLERGVFDALLNGDMAKKHDTGGVFSVQDAAADSPRAQRGEVSATGTLFGRKVKPLTLEAGMLEREVLDELGLTPEMFGSRKGDRRLTRVYPQDTQVTPEEDGFTLSFTLPKGSFATSVLREVMKTSVDASAPDLGDAGGADEEGAE; from the coding sequence GTGAGTCTGGTGTTTGACTGGTCGGCGCTGCGTGCCCTCACGGACGGGCCGGGTACCGGTGGCGTCCTGCGGCATCAGCCCTCGGATTTCCGGGTGGAGGAACTGCCCGCCTACCCCCTGAGTGGCGAGGGTGACTTTCTGTTCGTGCAGCTGGAGAAAACCGGTCACACGACCGCGCACGTGCTGCGTGAGCTGAGCGCCCAGCTGGGCGTGCGCGACCGGGACGTGGGCGTGGCGGGCCTGAAGGACCGGCATGCGGTGACGAGCCAGTGGCTCAGTCTTCCCGCGAAGTACGAGGGGCGTCTGTCGGCGTTCGCGATGGACGGCGTGAGGGTTCTGACCGCCACGCGGCACGGGAACAAGCTGGCGATGGGGCACCTGAGCGGCAACCGGTTCCAGGTGCGGGTGCGTGAGGCGGCCGGGCAGGCCGACGTGGCGTCCGAGACGCTGGCGCAGCTGGTGGCGCGGGGCGTCCCGAACTACTTCGGGCCTCAGCGCTTCGGGCTGGGCGGCCTGAATGCCGAGGAGGGCCTGCGCGTCGTGCGGGGCGAGTCGCGCGTGCGTGATCCCCGGGTGCGCCGCTTCCTGACGAGCGCCCTGCAGAGCGTGGTCTTCAACGGGTTCGTCAGCCGCCGCCTGGAGCGGGGCGTGTTCGATGCCCTGCTGAACGGGGACATGGCGAAGAAGCACGACACGGGCGGCGTGTTCAGCGTGCAGGACGCGGCGGCCGATTCGCCGCGCGCGCAGCGGGGCGAGGTGAGTGCCACGGGCACGCTGTTCGGCCGGAAGGTCAAGCCGTTGACGCTGGAGGCGGGCATGCTGGAGCGGGAGGTTCTGGATGAACTGGGCCTCACGCCCGAGATGTTCGGCAGTCGCAAGGGGGACCGCCGCCTGACGCGGGTGTACCCGCAGGACACGCAGGTCACGCCGGAGGAGGATGGGTTCACGCTGTCGTTCACGCTGCCGAAGGGCAGTTTTGCGACCAGCGTGCTGCGTGAGGTGATGAAGACCAGCGTGGACGCGTCGGCCCCTGACCTGGGTGACGCCGGTGGGGCAGACGAGGAGGGAGCAGAGTGA
- a CDS encoding DUF2252 domain-containing protein gives MHDPFSEVPLPGRDERRARGRALRSTLPRRDHALFEAPGERPQQVLNTLHAGTDGCMTHLLPLRFGRMVASPFAFFRGTAALMAADLAGTPVTGERVQASGDAHCANFGAFATGERNLVFDLNDFDETLRAPWEWDVRRLAASLVLAGREAGHSEADAVYAARSAARAYRLHVRAYARQHHLDVWYDRIDASEALADMASDAREHGRAMFAKASTRTHLHTLKKLAVQTPAGWRLRDDPPLLVHTSDPQAEVMLEGVRANYLDSVAPDRRELLSRYHLADWALKVTGVGSCGRRVLVLLLVADGDDVLFLQVKEARPSVLEPFAGPTVARNAAHRIVRGQQLMQAAADPFLGWSAGEGFCGYVRQLRDQKGRFDLQAVSPRTLEEIAELCGWALARAHARTGDAVALGAYLGRRETFDQAVAAFAVAYADQAERDHAVLAQAIARGDLEAEADPEA, from the coding sequence ATGCATGATCCTTTTTCTGAAGTGCCGTTGCCGGGCCGGGACGAGCGGCGGGCGCGGGGCCGTGCGTTGCGCAGCACGCTGCCCCGGCGGGACCACGCGCTGTTCGAGGCGCCCGGTGAGCGGCCCCAGCAGGTCCTGAACACCCTGCACGCGGGGACGGACGGCTGCATGACTCATCTGCTGCCCCTGCGGTTCGGGCGGATGGTGGCGAGTCCATTCGCGTTCTTCCGGGGGACGGCGGCGCTGATGGCGGCCGATCTGGCGGGCACGCCTGTGACGGGCGAGCGGGTGCAGGCCAGCGGGGACGCCCACTGCGCGAACTTCGGGGCGTTCGCGACCGGCGAGCGGAATCTGGTGTTCGACCTGAACGATTTCGACGAGACGCTGCGGGCGCCGTGGGAGTGGGACGTGCGGCGGCTGGCGGCCAGTCTGGTGCTGGCCGGGCGTGAGGCGGGGCACAGCGAGGCGGACGCCGTGTATGCGGCGCGCAGCGCGGCGCGGGCCTACCGCCTGCATGTCCGTGCGTACGCGAGGCAGCATCACCTGGACGTCTGGTATGACCGCATCGATGCGTCCGAGGCGCTGGCGGACATGGCGTCCGACGCGCGGGAGCATGGCCGAGCGATGTTCGCGAAGGCCAGCACCCGCACGCACCTGCACACCCTGAAGAAACTGGCGGTGCAGACGCCGGCCGGCTGGCGCCTGCGGGACGATCCGCCGCTGCTGGTGCACACGTCGGACCCGCAGGCGGAGGTCATGCTGGAGGGCGTGCGGGCGAACTACCTGGACAGTGTCGCGCCGGACCGCCGGGAGTTGCTGTCGCGCTACCACCTGGCGGACTGGGCACTGAAGGTCACGGGTGTCGGCAGTTGCGGGCGGCGGGTGTTGGTCCTGCTGCTGGTTGCCGATGGGGACGACGTGCTGTTCCTGCAGGTGAAGGAGGCGCGGCCGAGCGTGCTGGAGCCGTTCGCCGGTCCGACCGTGGCGCGCAACGCGGCGCACCGGATCGTGCGGGGGCAGCAGCTGATGCAGGCGGCGGCCGATCCGTTCCTGGGCTGGTCGGCTGGCGAGGGATTCTGCGGGTACGTGCGGCAGCTGCGGGATCAGAAGGGCCGCTTCGACCTGCAGGCGGTCTCGCCGCGCACGCTGGAGGAGATTGCCGAGCTGTGCGGCTGGGCGCTGGCCCGCGCGCACGCCCGCACGGGGGACGCGGTGGCGCTGGGCGCGTACCTGGGCCGGCGTGAGACGTTCGATCAGGCGGTGGCGGCCTTCGCGGTGGCGTACGCCGATCAGGCCGAGCGGGACCATGCCGTGCTGGCCCAGGCGATCGCGCGGGGCGACTTGGAGGCGGAGGCCGATCCCGAGGCGTGA
- a CDS encoding DUF3293 domain-containing protein — protein MSDLRAAFLGSTYGRAGERVSLTPAGPGIVPHWCEAGQRWAIVTAWNPSGQRAAPDLNDERQAALARLVWAWSPLPGWNGEGPWREETLILRDVPLREAARLGRRFGQAAVVWGVGGRAALVWLDGPVRPERCWLRRAADSPGTADCGYTAGL, from the coding sequence ATGTCCGACCTGCGGGCCGCCTTTCTCGGGAGCACGTACGGTCGGGCGGGTGAGCGCGTGTCCCTCACCCCCGCCGGGCCGGGGATCGTGCCGCACTGGTGTGAGGCGGGGCAGCGCTGGGCGATCGTGACCGCGTGGAACCCGTCGGGCCAGCGGGCAGCGCCGGACCTGAACGATGAGCGGCAGGCGGCGCTGGCGCGGCTGGTGTGGGCGTGGTCTCCCCTGCCCGGCTGGAACGGCGAGGGCCCCTGGCGCGAGGAGACGCTGATCCTGCGGGACGTGCCGCTGCGCGAGGCGGCGCGGCTGGGCCGTCGGTTCGGGCAGGCGGCGGTCGTATGGGGCGTGGGTGGCCGTGCGGCGCTGGTGTGGCTGGACGGCCCGGTGCGGCCGGAGCGGTGCTGGCTGCGCCGGGCGGCAGATTCACCCGGTACAGCGGATTGCGGCTATACTGCCGGATTGTGA
- a CDS encoding carbohydrate ABC transporter permease, with the protein MTVNPTAPTRPIRTRGIEAARARQAIWLLLPTLIAIALVAGYPLYRTIYFSLFEASLTTPDQRTFIGMGNFWFTTEDGVALGFLQDPKWWGAVKNTLLFTVVSVTLETIFGMIIALVVNSAFKGRGILRTAMLVPWAIPTVVSAQMWSYLYNDTFGLIGRGLLGGQALLANTDSAIWALIAVDVWKTTSFMALLILAGLQSLPSDMYEAADMDGASKWTQFWRLTLPLLRPALLVALVFRSLDALRVFDIMSVMLGNVNAAATSMTGYARQALIDNSLLGYGSAVSVAIFVIIMVIVVIYVTAFRVKFD; encoded by the coding sequence ATGACCGTGAACCCCACCGCGCCCACCCGGCCCATCCGCACCCGCGGCATCGAGGCCGCCCGCGCCCGGCAGGCCATCTGGCTCCTGCTGCCCACCCTGATCGCCATTGCCCTGGTCGCCGGTTACCCGCTGTACCGCACGATCTATTTCTCGCTGTTCGAGGCGAGCCTCACCACCCCCGACCAGCGGACCTTCATCGGCATGGGGAACTTCTGGTTCACCACCGAGGACGGCGTCGCCCTGGGCTTCCTGCAGGACCCCAAATGGTGGGGCGCCGTGAAGAACACCCTGCTGTTCACCGTCGTGTCCGTCACGCTGGAAACCATCTTCGGCATGATCATCGCCCTGGTCGTGAACAGCGCCTTCAAGGGCCGCGGAATTCTCCGCACCGCCATGCTCGTCCCCTGGGCGATCCCCACGGTCGTGTCCGCGCAGATGTGGTCGTACCTGTACAACGACACCTTCGGCCTGATCGGCCGCGGCCTGCTCGGCGGACAGGCGCTGCTCGCCAACACCGACAGCGCCATCTGGGCCCTGATCGCCGTGGACGTCTGGAAGACCACCTCCTTCATGGCGCTGCTTATCCTCGCGGGCCTGCAGAGCCTCCCCAGCGACATGTACGAGGCGGCCGACATGGACGGCGCGAGCAAATGGACGCAGTTCTGGCGCCTGACCCTGCCGCTGCTGCGCCCCGCGCTGCTCGTCGCGCTGGTGTTCCGCAGCCTGGACGCCCTGCGCGTGTTCGACATCATGTCCGTGATGCTCGGGAACGTGAACGCCGCCGCGACCAGCATGACCGGCTACGCCCGGCAGGCGCTGATCGACAACTCGCTGCTCGGCTACGGCAGCGCCGTCAGCGTGGCGATCTTCGTGATCATCATGGTCATCGTCGTCATCTACGTCACCGCGTTCCGCGTGAAATTCGACTGA
- a CDS encoding AlbA family DNA-binding domain-containing protein, producing MTLDATDAISPLGVLPPPGPTCIHLPLDVTPEGLARHAVGLANARGGTVLVGVDAVSGSARDAGELHPLMITHAIFELSGGRLTVNVQHHRLPGGARVLAVFVPHAPYVLAAPDGSVITWDGAHLVPVTPGESEPVADQDFTATVPPDASLADLDPAEVARLRGLGRRASAANLPDLDFLRELGLLIPSGGALRPTLAAILLAGTPAALRAHVPQSEVCFYHHQTTDVEFQFREDLLRPIPALLTRLAELIQARNRFTPVQVGLFRIEVWDQDEVVYREALLNALTHRDYTLRDAVHVHHFPDRLEIMNPGGLPGGITPGNILRHQPKRRNPLLAESLARLGLVERAGVGVDKMYSLMLRHGKEPPEYTTYPDSVTLALHSPGFDAEFVRFVARKQEDMQTLSLDVLIVLSLLAREGEATRATLARALQLPEDRTPRLLRGMEEHGLIRRAGVGRGIAYVLSDEVRGALGRPALPVVEDAPPASAAVVAPVAVPATPVPASEPVQPAAPKVTRAPRRPADSSGPNAAEVRAIALALAREHGRVRNVDLRGACGITTQQAWRTLRRLVQDGLLRKLGTGTRDAAYELLS from the coding sequence GTGACGCTGGACGCGACAGACGCCATCTCGCCGCTGGGGGTGCTGCCCCCACCGGGCCCCACCTGCATTCACCTGCCGCTGGACGTGACGCCCGAGGGACTGGCGCGGCACGCGGTGGGCCTGGCGAACGCGCGGGGCGGCACGGTCCTGGTCGGCGTGGACGCCGTGTCGGGCAGCGCGCGGGACGCGGGGGAACTGCATCCGCTGATGATCACGCACGCGATCTTCGAACTGTCCGGCGGGCGCCTGACCGTGAACGTGCAGCATCACCGCCTGCCGGGTGGGGCGCGGGTGCTGGCGGTGTTCGTGCCGCACGCGCCGTACGTGCTGGCCGCGCCGGACGGCTCGGTGATCACCTGGGACGGCGCGCACCTCGTGCCGGTCACGCCGGGCGAGTCGGAACCCGTCGCGGATCAGGATTTCACGGCGACCGTCCCGCCGGACGCGTCCCTGGCGGACCTGGACCCGGCGGAGGTCGCGCGCCTGCGCGGGCTGGGCCGCCGGGCGAGCGCGGCGAACCTCCCGGACCTGGATTTCCTGCGGGAACTGGGCCTGCTGATTCCCAGTGGCGGGGCGCTGCGGCCCACGCTGGCGGCGATCCTGCTGGCGGGCACTCCGGCGGCGCTGCGGGCGCACGTCCCGCAGTCGGAGGTGTGCTTCTATCACCACCAGACGACGGACGTGGAGTTCCAGTTCCGTGAGGACCTGTTGCGGCCCATTCCGGCGCTGCTGACGCGGCTGGCGGAACTGATCCAGGCCAGGAACCGCTTCACGCCGGTGCAGGTGGGACTGTTCCGCATCGAGGTGTGGGATCAGGACGAGGTCGTGTACCGCGAGGCGCTGCTGAATGCGCTGACGCACCGGGATTACACGCTGCGGGACGCGGTGCACGTGCATCACTTCCCGGACCGGCTGGAGATCATGAACCCCGGTGGGCTGCCGGGAGGGATCACGCCGGGGAACATCCTGCGGCACCAGCCCAAGCGCCGCAATCCGCTGCTGGCGGAGTCCCTGGCGCGCCTGGGGCTGGTCGAGCGGGCCGGGGTGGGCGTGGACAAGATGTACTCGCTGATGCTGCGGCACGGCAAGGAACCGCCGGAGTACACCACGTACCCGGATTCGGTGACGCTGGCGCTGCACTCGCCGGGGTTCGACGCGGAGTTCGTGCGGTTCGTGGCGCGCAAGCAGGAGGACATGCAGACGCTGTCGCTGGACGTCCTGATCGTCCTGAGCCTCCTGGCGCGCGAGGGTGAGGCGACCCGCGCGACGCTGGCCCGCGCGCTGCAACTCCCGGAGGACCGTACGCCCCGGCTGCTGCGCGGCATGGAGGAGCACGGCCTGATCCGCCGCGCCGGGGTGGGCCGCGGCATCGCGTACGTCCTGAGTGACGAGGTCCGGGGCGCGCTGGGCCGCCCGGCGCTGCCTGTCGTCGAGGATGCGCCGCCCGCATCTGCTGCCGTGGTCGCCCCTGTGGCGGTCCCGGCGACGCCCGTGCCTGCGTCGGAACCCGTTCAGCCTGCCGCGCCGAAGGTCACGCGGGCGCCGCGCCGCCCGGCGGACAGCAGCGGCCCGAACGCGGCGGAGGTCCGCGCGATCGCGCTGGCCCTGGCACGCGAGCACGGGCGGGTGCGGAACGTGGACCTGCGCGGGGCGTGCGGCATCACCACGCAGCAGGCATGGCGGACCCTGCGGCGACTGGTGCAGGACGGCCTGCTGCGCAAGCTGGGGACCGGCACGCGCGACGCCGCGTACGAACTGCTCAGCTGA
- a CDS encoding carbohydrate ABC transporter permease: MNLKTKNPALYYLQRAAFYLLVLVIAFYLLAPFFWAVLTSLRSPGDLFLQPAQFIAAETTFQNYTQVFANPNFQRGLLYSLVVAVGSVLISLLIGSFAAYALGRFRFKGKQIIMYVILAVSVFPQIAVLSGLYTLISALGLYNNPVGLILTYLIFTIPFTVWVLTSFVRDIPGELEEAALVDGASPLQTLFLVLFPVMMPALVTTGLLAFINAWNEYLFALTFTSTNRTVPVVIANYSGATQFDQPWGQIMAASIVVTIPLIILVLVFQRNIVSGLTAGAVKG; this comes from the coding sequence ATGAACCTGAAGACCAAGAACCCGGCCCTGTACTACCTGCAACGCGCGGCCTTCTACCTGCTCGTGCTGGTCATCGCCTTCTACCTGCTCGCCCCGTTCTTCTGGGCGGTCCTGACCAGCCTGCGCTCCCCCGGCGACCTGTTCCTGCAACCCGCGCAGTTCATCGCCGCCGAGACCACCTTCCAGAACTACACCCAGGTGTTCGCCAACCCGAACTTCCAGCGCGGCCTGCTGTACTCCCTGGTCGTCGCCGTCGGCTCGGTCCTGATCAGCCTGCTGATCGGCTCGTTCGCCGCGTACGCCCTGGGCCGCTTCCGCTTCAAGGGCAAGCAGATCATCATGTACGTCATCCTGGCCGTCAGCGTCTTCCCGCAGATCGCCGTGCTGTCGGGCCTGTACACCCTGATCAGCGCCCTGGGCCTGTACAACAACCCCGTCGGCCTGATCCTCACGTACCTGATCTTCACCATCCCCTTCACGGTGTGGGTGCTGACCAGCTTCGTGCGCGACATCCCCGGTGAACTGGAAGAGGCGGCCCTGGTGGACGGCGCCAGTCCCCTCCAGACGCTGTTCCTCGTGCTGTTCCCCGTCATGATGCCCGCCCTGGTCACCACCGGCCTGCTGGCGTTCATCAACGCCTGGAACGAGTACCTGTTCGCCCTGACCTTCACCAGCACCAACCGCACCGTGCCGGTCGTGATCGCCAACTACTCCGGCGCCACGCAGTTCGACCAGCCGTGGGGCCAGATCATGGCCGCCAGCATCGTCGTGACCATCCCCCTGATCATCCTGGTGCTCGTGTTCCAGCGCAACATCGTGTCCGGCCTGACCGCCGGAGCCGTCAAAGGCTGA